A genomic window from Exiguobacterium acetylicum DSM 20416 includes:
- a CDS encoding alanyl-tRNA editing protein, with amino-acid sequence MRPEQIESDVRTFQTSIRATKQIDGYWVALEKSYFYPESGGQPADRGTLNDQPVLDVQIEDGVVWHQLATPLIGDVTGIVDDAVRVDHAAQHTAQHVISAILQDESNIKTLSFRTGSEVSTLDIETSEWTTMQQEQLDRRLRHVIEQGLPITATEYDEAEALRLPLRKTPQVEGRIRVVQIGTLDYSACGGTHLDSTVQLESILFTGVERIRGNIRLSYVAKERAYQLVQAERRALREAAQALSVKPVQMLEAVQALQEEQKRLTKQVEHAQEQLATFTLAHALEQQEGILVFEHLDEEIKISEQLAKAIQEAGRVGVVWNATTNKLLMSSPGEPHLGKFAKAHVQSFNGRGGGSAIQAQAQFTNRDDAMAYVDRLREEYQL; translated from the coding sequence ATGCGCCCCGAACAAATAGAATCCGATGTCCGAACCTTTCAGACATCCATTCGTGCAACAAAACAAATAGATGGCTATTGGGTTGCTTTAGAGAAAAGTTACTTCTATCCGGAGAGCGGTGGACAGCCGGCGGATCGTGGAACATTGAACGACCAACCGGTCCTTGACGTTCAAATCGAAGACGGTGTCGTCTGGCACCAACTGGCGACGCCGCTCATAGGTGACGTCACCGGTATCGTAGATGACGCAGTCCGGGTCGATCATGCGGCGCAGCATACGGCACAACATGTCATCTCTGCAATCCTACAAGATGAATCAAATATCAAGACACTCAGTTTTCGGACGGGAAGTGAGGTCTCGACGCTTGATATCGAGACATCTGAATGGACAACTATGCAACAAGAACAGCTGGATCGACGATTACGACATGTGATTGAACAAGGATTACCGATCACGGCGACAGAGTATGACGAGGCGGAAGCGCTACGCTTACCATTACGAAAAACACCACAAGTTGAAGGACGAATTCGTGTCGTTCAAATCGGCACACTCGATTATAGTGCCTGTGGCGGGACGCATCTTGATTCGACGGTACAGCTCGAGTCGATTCTCTTTACCGGAGTCGAGCGGATTCGTGGAAATATTCGTCTGTCCTATGTCGCGAAGGAACGGGCATACCAACTCGTTCAGGCAGAACGACGAGCCTTACGGGAAGCGGCGCAAGCCTTGTCGGTCAAACCAGTTCAAATGCTAGAAGCCGTCCAAGCGTTACAAGAAGAGCAGAAACGCTTAACGAAACAGGTCGAACACGCCCAGGAACAACTCGCAACGTTCACACTCGCTCACGCTTTAGAACAACAAGAAGGCATTCTTGTGTTTGAACATCTGGATGAAGAAATCAAAATATCCGAGCAACTTGCTAAAGCGATTCAAGAAGCGGGACGCGTCGGCGTCGTCTGGAATGCGACGACGAACAAGCTACTGATGAGTAGTCCAGGTGAACCACATCTCGGAAAATTCGCCAAAGCACATGTCCAATCATTTAATGGACGTGGTGGTGGAAGTGCAATCCAAGCACAAGCACAATTTACGAATCGGGATGATGCGATGGCATATGTCGATCGATTACGGGAGGAATATCAGTTATGA